DNA sequence from the Acidobacteriota bacterium genome:
AAGACACGCACGCCGTCGGGCGCCAGTCGACGGAGCCGAAGTACCGGTGTTCCACCCTCACCGAGATCGACGCGGCCGTGGAAATCGACAACCGGCAACAGCTCGCGGTAGCGCCACAGCGTCCACGGCCGGCCATGGAGTTCACCGGCGATCGTTCTTCCCCGGTTCGTGTCCAGTTCGTAGTCGACCAGCCAGGGCTTGCCCGCCGGCGACAGAAAGGCCGGTTCGTCAAGCGGCGCCCGGACTCCGGTGGCCGAGCAGACGAGCCCTCTTGCCCACGTGTTCCCGTTCGCCCGCATCAACCGATCCCGGCTCGGGAGATTACAGCAGTCACCGGACGCGACGCCTGAGTGAGACACAACATACTGAGAAACAACAACTTACGTCCAAAACGTGCTATCATCGGCTTCTGCTAACGATCAACTTCTTCGCATGAAGCCATGAGCAAACAGATCGGCAGCTTCGAGATCGTTCGCCGCCTTGAAGCCCACGCCGGAGCCGCTTCGTACGTCGGCCGCGACTCGACGGACGGTTCCCCGGCGACGATCGACGTCTGGGCGGCGGAGATGCCGGAGGCACAGGCCCGCTTTCTCGACCGGGCCACCGCCGCGGCGGTGCTCGAGCACGACCATGTCGCCCGGATTCTCGATTTCGGCATCGACAAAACCACCTCGTGCCGCATCGAGGAAGCCTGCGACGGCGAGACGCTCGAAACGAGGCTCAGACAGGGCGACGAATTGCCGAGGGAGACCGCCCTCGCCTGGCTGGCACAGATCGCACGCGCACTGGAGTACGCCCATGGGATGGGCGTCATCCATGGCGACCTGCACCCCGGCATGGTCACGATCCGCTCCGACGGCACGGCGGCGCTACGCGGCTTTGCAAATCCGCGCACCACGGGCAAACTCCGGTACCGCGCCCCGGAACTCCTTCGCGGCGACCCCGCGGACGCACGCACCGACCTCTACGCCTTCGGCGTCCTGCTCCACCGCCTGCTGACCTACGAGCCCGGAAGACACCAGACCGTTCCCCGCCGGCTCAAGTCCGCGGCTTCCCTGCCGCTCAAGGACTTGCCCTCCGACTTTCCACGTCGGCTGCTCCCCGTCCTCGAGGGTTGCCTTGATGAAGATCCGGCGGGCCGTCTCGACAGCTTCACATCCGTTCTCGGCGCCCTCGAGGCCACGGCCCACGACGTGACCGCCACCGAGGCTTCCCTGGCAGATGTCGAACTCCAGGGCCGCGTTCCCGGGAAGGACGGCGATCCACCGCCGAGTCTCGAGAAGGTGGCGGCGGCCATCAAGCGGCCATCGCGTTCCCGTTTCCGACGCCGCTGGTTGACGTTCGCGACCGTAGCCGGAACCGCGCTCTGGGTCGGCGGCACGCTTTGGTGGTCCAAGGGGAGTCCAGCCGTCGCCGGTTCCGACGCTCCGGTGGCCGAGGAAGCCGTAGTCGCGGAGGCTGAACGGCCGGGCACGGCGGATGCTGCGCCCAACCCTCTCCCCTCCGGCGACGTACCTCTCCCAACGGACGGCACCGCGCCGGCTGGCACAGCCGCGAACAGGCCGTTGCCTGTCCGCCCGGCGAGCCTGGGCACCGGCCGCCTCGCTCTGGCCCCAGCCTGGCACCCTGAGATCACGGTGTCGGTGGCAGGCGGCGAGCCGGTCGTTCTGGACCGCCGGAGAGTGTTCGAAGTCGAAGCCGGCGTCGACCACGTGCTCACCTTCGAACTCGCCACACGCGACTACCAGATCAGGGAGCAGTTGGTGACCCAGGTTCCATCGGGCCGCCTGCTCGAAACGCCGGTGCCCCTCGTACGACCCGGATTCCTCAGCGTGGCTCCAGCGGACGAGTCGGCACGTCCCGTCTTCGTGCGGATCGGCGACGAAGCGATCGGCTGGACACCGATCAATGGGCTGCAGATACCGGTCGGCACCCATGTCCTGAGCGTCTTCAAGAACCCGACCTGGCGGCCCGAGGAGCGGGTCGACCAGCAGATTCGGGTGCGTTCCAGGCAGGAGACCACGGTGCACTTCGACCTCGAATCCGAGCCGCCGGCGTTGATCGTGGACGGCCAGAGGATCGAGTACGCTCCGGTTGATGAGGAGCCCGCGCCGTAACAGCGACGCTGGCGCTGAACCCACGCCGCTCGAAGTCAGCGTGCTGGTACCGGTGCTCAACGAGGAGGCTACCGTCGCCGCTCTGGCGGAGCGCGTCCTGGCGAACCTGGACGCGATCGACACCCGCTGCGAGCTCCTGTTCATCGACGACGGCTCGACCGACGGCACGTCCGATGCGGTGCGGCGGGAACACGAACGCGACCCAAGGGTCCGCCTCGTCCGCCTGCGCCGGAACTTCGGCAAGGCGGCCGCGCTCTCGGCTGGGGTGGACCACGCCAACGGCCGTGTTCTGGTGACGATGGACGGTGACCTGCAGGACGACCCGGACGAGATTCCGAGACTCTTGCAAGCCCTCGAAGACGGCCCGCTCGACCTGGTCAGCGGCTGGAAGCGGACCCGCCGCGACCCCCTGCGGCGCCGCATGGCGTCGAAGGTCTTCAACTGGGTCACGCGGACCCTTTCCAACGTGAAGCTGCACGACTTCAACTCCGGCTTCAAGGCGTATCGCCGGGAGGTCCTGGAGCAGGTGGCCGTCTACGGTGAACTCCACCGGTACATTCCGGTCCTCGCCAGCCGTCGCGGCTTCGCCGTCGGCGAGATCCCGGTCGCTCACCACCCGCGTCGCGTCGGCCGAAGCCGCTACGGTTGGGATCGGTCCTACAAGGGCCCGGTCGACCTGATCACGGTGCTCTTCATCAGCCGCTTCACCCGCCGGCCATTGCATCTCTTCGGACCGATCGGCCTGATCAGCGTTGCCCTGGGCTTCGGCATCTGCGCCTACCTGGCCGCGCTCTGGTTCGCGGGCGAGTCCCTCTCCAACCGGCCACTCCTGCTCCTTGGCGTCCTGCTCATGGTGCTCGGCATACAGATCGTCACCACCGGACTGATCGGCGAACTGATCACCTTCAAGAACTTCCGCCGCCACGACAGCTACTCGGTTCGCGAACTGGTCGGTTGAGGGCGACTTGGCTCTGCGGATCCTCTTCCTCACGCAGACCTACCCACGCTGGCCGGGCGAC
Encoded proteins:
- a CDS encoding serine/threonine-protein kinase; its protein translation is MSKQIGSFEIVRRLEAHAGAASYVGRDSTDGSPATIDVWAAEMPEAQARFLDRATAAAVLEHDHVARILDFGIDKTTSCRIEEACDGETLETRLRQGDELPRETALAWLAQIARALEYAHGMGVIHGDLHPGMVTIRSDGTAALRGFANPRTTGKLRYRAPELLRGDPADARTDLYAFGVLLHRLLTYEPGRHQTVPRRLKSAASLPLKDLPSDFPRRLLPVLEGCLDEDPAGRLDSFTSVLGALEATAHDVTATEASLADVELQGRVPGKDGDPPPSLEKVAAAIKRPSRSRFRRRWLTFATVAGTALWVGGTLWWSKGSPAVAGSDAPVAEEAVVAEAERPGTADAAPNPLPSGDVPLPTDGTAPAGTAANRPLPVRPASLGTGRLALAPAWHPEITVSVAGGEPVVLDRRRVFEVEAGVDHVLTFELATRDYQIREQLVTQVPSGRLLETPVPLVRPGFLSVAPADESARPVFVRIGDEAIGWTPINGLQIPVGTHVLSVFKNPTWRPEERVDQQIRVRSRQETTVHFDLESEPPALIVDGQRIEYAPVDEEPAP
- a CDS encoding glycosyltransferase family 2 protein, which encodes MRSPRRNSDAGAEPTPLEVSVLVPVLNEEATVAALAERVLANLDAIDTRCELLFIDDGSTDGTSDAVRREHERDPRVRLVRLRRNFGKAAALSAGVDHANGRVLVTMDGDLQDDPDEIPRLLQALEDGPLDLVSGWKRTRRDPLRRRMASKVFNWVTRTLSNVKLHDFNSGFKAYRREVLEQVAVYGELHRYIPVLASRRGFAVGEIPVAHHPRRVGRSRYGWDRSYKGPVDLITVLFISRFTRRPLHLFGPIGLISVALGFGICAYLAALWFAGESLSNRPLLLLGVLLMVLGIQIVTTGLIGELITFKNFRRHDSYSVRELVG